Part of the Nevskiales bacterium genome, GCTTCCCGCCGTTCTTCTTCGCCAATCCCGATCTCGAGCCCGAACGCAGCAAGGGCTGGGACCTGGGCGTCGAACAGCGGCTGCTCGACGACCGGCTGCAGCTGGAACTCGCATACTTCCGCAACGACATCGAAGACCTCATCGCCGTGGACCCGGTGACCTTCAGCACGCTGGTCAATCTCAGCGAGGCGACGACCAAGGGCTACGAGCTGGGCCTGCGCTACCAGTGGTCGCCGGCGCTGACGCTGGGCGCAGGCTACACGTATACGCGCGCCCGGGACGAAACCAGCGGCCAGGACCTGGTGCGCCGGCCGCGCAAGAAGGCCAACGTCCATGCCGACTGGCAGGCCACGCCGCAGCTACAGCTGGGCCTGACGGGCCGTTACGTGGGCGAGCGTGACGACTTCGATGCCAATTTCACGCCGGTGGAGGCAGACAGTTATACGCTGTTCGAGGCGCGGCTGGCCTATACGCTGACGCCGGAATGGACGGTGTTCGGGCGTATCGAGAATGCCTTCGACCAGGACTACGAGGAAATCCCCGGCTTCGGCACGCCCGGCCGGGCGTTGTATGCGGGTGTGCGCTTCACGCCCTAGCGTTCTGGTAAGCCTTGTCACCCTGGCGAAAGCCAGGGTCCAGTGCCTTTTGCTTCGCTGGATTCCCGCTTTCGCGGGAATGACGGCATTCATTTGTGCGACTGCGGTAGTCCCTGCCCAGGCCCAGCCCACCCGTGTGATGTCGCTGAACCTGTGCACCGACGTGCTGTTGCTGCACCTGGCGCCGCGCGAGCGCATCGTCTCGCTGTCCTTCGTCGCCACCCACTCGCCGCTGTCGCCGATCGTTGAGCCGGCACGCGGCATTCCGCCCAATCACGCCAGCGCGGAGGAGGTCGTCGCCTTCCAGCCGGATCTGGTGCTGGCGCGCCGCTACACCGCCACGGCCACGGTACAGCTCGCGCGCCGGCTGGGTTTCCCCGTGCTGGAGCTGGACGATCCGCGCAACTATGACGAGGCGCTGGCGCAGATCCGCATCCTGGCGCAGGCGCTCGGCGAGCCGGCCCGCGGTGCGGCGCTGATTGCCGGCATGAACGCGCGGCTGGCCGCGCTGCCGCCGCCGGGTGCGCGGCGTCCCGTCGCCGTACTCTACGGCCCGAACGGCTATACCTTCGGGCCTGGCAGCCTGCTGGATGACCTGATGCGCCGCGCGGGTTTCGAGAATCTCGCCGCGCGCAGGGGCTTGAGCGTGGCCGGCACGCTGCCGCTGGAG contains:
- a CDS encoding ABC transporter substrate-binding protein, whose protein sequence is MSLNLCTDVLLLHLAPRERIVSLSFVATHSPLSPIVEPARGIPPNHASAEEVVAFQPDLVLARRYTATATVQLARRLGFPVLELDDPRNYDEALAQIRILAQALGEPARGAALIAGMNARLAALPPPGARRPVAVLYGPNGYTFGPGSLLDDLMRRAGFENLAARRGLSVAGTLPLEALLLEPPEVLFVERETRAVTSLADQSLAHPALRRLAARLPHADLSSRLWNCAGPEIVEAVAQMAAVRQRMERQP
- a CDS encoding TonB-dependent receptor, whose translation is EFDSDIDAYDSVTFQYGDDPDARLHTEQWLARLQGGYRLLDGRWHQRLGLSWTDYDRSNRNGPGPVNTVPGASRFKGRKTKLDWVHDFRVDDVHQLSFGLETEEEKAELSGGQKPDTGTDGIFLQDHIRISDAFFTTVGLRRDRHDDFGSETTWRLAPAYVLRDSGTRLRASYGTGFKAPSLSELFESFPPFFFANPDLEPERSKGWDLGVEQRLLDDRLQLELAYFRNDIEDLIAVDPVTFSTLVNLSEATTKGYELGLRYQWSPALTLGAGYTYTRARDETSGQDLVRRPRKKANVHADWQATPQLQLGLTGRYVGERDDFDANFTPVEADSYTLFEARLAYTLTPEWTVFGRIENAFDQDYEEIPGFGTPGRALYAGVRFTP